Part of the Ziziphus jujuba cultivar Dongzao chromosome 8, ASM3175591v1 genome is shown below.
TTTTTTTGTATACCCATTACAAGCCAAGCAAGTTACATGCAAACTCGATTTctaaatagatatataaattagCAAAATCTAGTCCTTTAGAccaaaaagagagagattttTACTTCAGAGGTTGTTCTCCATTCTCCAACTCCATTGCCAATGAGCCGCTGGTTTCGTGAACCATCAgcaaaacaaaaaggaagaaaaatggaCTTTAGAAGGTAGGATCAATCAGCCGCAGCTATACGACGTCGTCCGCTGCTGCGGCAACAATCTGTGAATGGAATGGAAGCCCCCAACCGCTATCAACAATGAAAGCAAGAAAGAAGCCCGAGTTCCTCCCAACGACGAACACGGGCTAGCGTTTCAGGGTGAGTCCACCGGCGTTACTCAGAGTGTCGTAGTGGAATCACCGCCGCCGGAGATGGAGGTCGGTCCTTTGCAGGTCTTAGCGGCTTTGTTAATAAATTTCTGGAGAGCGTGAAATTTttgtacatatttatttttaaataaaagataaaaatatttattaaacaattatgtaatatttataatattatatatatatatattttttttttcaattatttttaattgtagtaTAAGGCTTTCTGATTGGTTGGAATTTTACGTGACTAAACTCCTTGCGGCACCGGTCTAAAAACCTAGAAAAACCCCTAATACAAGTTATACAACTCAACTGTGCCACACGCACATACCGTCCTATGTTTGAACTCTGAAGCCGCCGGCGATTCTTACCACGCCGACCCAAAAGTCCGAACGGTGGGTCCCTTTCACGACGGCGAAACATAAGGAAAACGACGCCCTCTCCGCCGGTAATTTTCCAGACCCCCAAAGATTCCACTTCTCGTTTCCATAGTCCCaacggtttttccttttttttttttttttttttctttaatgagtTTCAGATTTTCCACTTTGTTTGATCTTCTTCAACTATTTCCCAATGCAGACGCTtggcacatttttttttttttttgggtcggtttTTATTGGTTGAGCTGTTTGTTTGATACGGTAATTTGGGTTTTGGGATTCGAGCAACAATGTCTGCTAGTACGGAGAATGAAATTGAACAAAATGGTTCTTCGAGTTCAAAAGAAGCTGAGAAGCCTCCGATTGAGCCTATAAGATTGCCTACTATCGAGGAAATTCGTGGCCAAGATATTTGGAACAATTGTGGCGTTCGAAGTGTCGTCAGTGGAGTCATGGGTATGGCTGAAGCACCTCTTTGCTACccttattttttaacttttttggcTGTTTGATGGATATTCTGCATTTACTTGCTATCATAGGCTAACTTTTTAAATAAAGCATTCGGTCTGTTAGATTTTACTTTTAGTAAACTCTCCAAACTGGCTTTGCATTTTAAGTTTGTTTTCTGGAAACAGTTGATTTGGAACTGATGAAAAGGAGATGTAAATTACAGCCATAATTGTTCTTTTTAACATCCAATGTAGTCCTTTAGATATTCGTTTGGGGTTGGTAAACTGCCTGGCAAAAGAATTAGATACTGATTTGGTAATGATGTATTAATCTTATCGAACTTTGATAATTCTAACAACTTATTGTGGTCAAATTTTTTCATTTAGGAACAGATACCACTGTATTTTGCTTTCgctttttatttggattaaaacaTGTATCTTTTCTACCAAACCCATTTGTTTGGAGTTGTTCTGTGTTTAAGGCTTTGAGTAATATGAAGTCTGGTTATGTTGATGGCCGATTATTTATTTGAACGTGTGGAATGTGTAGGCGGTGGACTTGGGTTGTTCATGGGTTTGCTTATAGGTTCATTGGACAACCCTATTATGCAAGATACAATGACTGCTAGGCAGCAATTCATTTATACAGCAAAGCAGATGGGGAGAAGAAGCTGGAGTTCTGCAAAAACATTTGCGGTAATGGGCTTGGTTTTTTCAGCTGCTGAGTGTGTTGTCGAAAAGGTATTGCCACAATTATAGATATCAAAGTGATTTGTATGTGATGTTTTGAGGTTCAGTTTCTCTGATGTTCTGGCTTTCTctgatcattattttttttttttttttttcttttcaggcACGAGCAAAGCACGATACAACGAATACTGTTGTTGCTGGCTGTGTAACTGGAGGAACAATGTCAGCAAAAGGTAACCTTCTTCTCTATTTCTGACCCTTTATTTATCTCTCCCAGAGcatgtatttacttattttgtttgatgcttcaaaccaagttagAGGCCCTATAATTTGGGTGAAGTCTATTATTTAATATGCCTTCTGCAATCTATTTGGCGACCTTCACTTTGCATTCAGGAAAATAACTGTATAATTGTTTCCGGCTTGGATTTGCAAGACAGAATTGTTGGGTAAATGATATTGAACCGCTCACTATTATTAATCCCTGGGagttttaacattattatgcTGGTGGATATTAGTTATCA
Proteins encoded:
- the LOC107413203 gene encoding mitochondrial import inner membrane translocase subunit TIM22-4 isoform X2; translation: MSASTENEIEQNGSSSSKEAEKPPIEPIRLPTIEEIRGQDIWNNCGVRSVVSGVMGGGLGLFMGLLIGSLDNPIMQDTMTARQQFIYTAKQMGRRSWSSAKTFAVMGLVFSAAECVVEKARAKHDTTNTVVAGCVTGGTMSAKGSDHLVIQKLNARA
- the LOC107413203 gene encoding mitochondrial import inner membrane translocase subunit TIM22-1 isoform X3 — its product is MSASTENEIEQNGSSSSKEAEKPPIEPIRLPTIEEIRGQDIWNNCGVRSVVSGVMGGGLGLFMGLLIGSLDNPIMQDTMTARQQFIYTAKQMGRRSWSSAKTFAVMGLVFSAAECVVEKARAKHDTTNTVVAGCVTGGTMSAKVFCRF
- the LOC107413203 gene encoding mitochondrial import inner membrane translocase subunit TIM22-4 isoform X1; the encoded protein is MSASTENEIEQNGSSSSKEAEKPPIEPIRLPTIEEIRGQDIWNNCGVRSVVSGVMGGGLGLFMGLLIGSLDNPIMQDTMTARQQFIYTAKQMGRRSWSSAKTFAVMGLVFSAAECVVEKARAKHDTTNTVVAGCVTGGTMSAKGGPKAACMGCAGFAAFSVAIEKFLDRHN